From Cellulomonas fimi ATCC 484, a single genomic window includes:
- a CDS encoding sugar phosphate isomerase/epimerase family protein, protein MTRPITLFTGQWADLPFEEVARLAAGWGYDGLEIACWGDHLDPWRWDDDAYVDSRREVLDRHGLKVWAISNHLKGQAVCDDPIDQRHRDMLSDRVWGDGDPEGVRQRAAEEIQHTARLAAKLGVDTVVGFTGSSIWKYVAMFPPVSQEAVDAGYQDFADRWNPILDVFDEVGVRFAHEVHPSEIAYDWWTTVRTLEAIGHREAFGLNWDPSHFVWQQLDPVDFLLEFRDRIYHVDCKDVKLRLGNGRNGRLSSHLAWADPRRGWDFVSTGRGDVPWEASFRALNHIGYDGPISVEWEDAGMDRLLGAPEALEFVRRNAFDAPAAAFDAAFSTR, encoded by the coding sequence ATGACCCGCCCGATCACGTTGTTCACCGGCCAGTGGGCCGACCTGCCGTTCGAGGAGGTCGCGCGCCTCGCCGCCGGCTGGGGCTACGACGGCCTCGAGATCGCCTGCTGGGGCGACCACCTGGACCCGTGGCGGTGGGACGACGACGCGTACGTCGACTCGCGCCGCGAGGTCCTCGACCGGCACGGCCTGAAGGTCTGGGCGATCTCGAACCACCTCAAGGGCCAGGCGGTCTGCGACGACCCCATCGACCAGCGGCACCGCGACATGCTGTCCGACCGGGTGTGGGGCGACGGCGACCCGGAGGGCGTGCGGCAGCGCGCGGCCGAGGAGATCCAGCACACCGCGCGCCTCGCCGCGAAGCTCGGGGTCGACACCGTCGTCGGGTTCACCGGCTCGTCCATCTGGAAGTACGTCGCGATGTTCCCGCCCGTCTCGCAGGAGGCCGTCGACGCGGGCTACCAGGACTTCGCCGACCGCTGGAACCCGATCCTCGACGTGTTCGACGAGGTCGGCGTGCGGTTCGCGCACGAGGTGCACCCCAGCGAGATCGCCTACGACTGGTGGACCACGGTGCGGACGCTGGAGGCCATCGGCCACCGCGAGGCGTTCGGCCTCAACTGGGACCCCAGCCACTTCGTCTGGCAGCAGCTCGACCCGGTCGACTTCCTCCTGGAGTTCCGGGACCGGATCTACCACGTGGACTGCAAGGACGTGAAGCTCCGCCTCGGCAACGGCCGCAACGGCCGCCTCTCGTCGCACCTGGCGTGGGCCGACCCGCGGCGCGGCTGGGACTTCGTGTCCACCGGCCGTGGCGACGTGCCGTGGGAGGCGTCGTTCCGCGCGCTCAACCACATCGGGTACGACGGCCCGATCTCGGTCGAGTGGGAGGACGCCGGCATGGACCGTCTGCTCGGCGCGCCCGAGGCGCTCGAGTTCGTGCGCCGCAACGCGTTCGACGCGCCCGCGGCGGCCTTCGACGCGGCGTTCAGCACGCGCTGA
- a CDS encoding GNAT family N-acetyltransferase translates to MEKPTLQGEMIVLRPFRPDDADAVWDMLADPVGARLTGTTATFSREQVEAWCASRATAEGRFDFAVTTTGSDEFLGEIVLNDIDEAVRKANLRLAMRPAYRGRGYGTEAIELVLGFAFDGLGLHRVELDVLAINARAKSLYENIGFRVEGRRRDAYRDGDGWCDAIDMSMLEDEYRATQLSR, encoded by the coding sequence ATGGAGAAGCCGACGTTGCAGGGCGAGATGATCGTGCTGCGGCCGTTCCGGCCCGACGACGCCGACGCGGTGTGGGACATGCTGGCCGACCCGGTCGGCGCGCGGCTGACGGGCACGACGGCGACGTTCAGCCGCGAGCAGGTCGAGGCCTGGTGCGCGAGCCGCGCGACGGCCGAGGGTCGTTTCGACTTTGCCGTGACGACGACCGGCAGCGACGAGTTCCTCGGCGAGATCGTCCTCAACGACATCGACGAGGCGGTGCGCAAGGCGAACCTGCGCCTGGCGATGCGGCCGGCGTACCGGGGACGTGGCTACGGCACGGAGGCGATCGAGCTCGTGCTCGGGTTCGCGTTCGACGGGCTGGGCCTGCACCGGGTCGAGCTCGACGTGCTGGCGATCAACGCCCGCGCGAAGTCGCTGTACGAGAACATCGGCTTCCGGGTCGAGGGCCGTCGGCGCGACGCGTACCGGGACGGCGACGGCTGGTGCGACGCGATCGACATGTCGATGCTCGAGGACGAGTACCGGGCGACGCAGCTCTCGCGCTGA
- a CDS encoding ABC transporter permease, giving the protein MSEHGTSASARVPAADESSRVEKAGSVTAVDRRARNPLRGAAGRNLGLVIALVLVCVVGVVTAGDRFASIDNLMTILRLAAVLGVLSIGMTFVITGGGIDLSVGSVVGLSSVWASTLATQAMADDFHWSVIVVTALAVGLGAGLVNGVLIAYGKVVAFIATLAMMVAARGLAEMIANRQTQVVRVQSFLDVMRQDVLGVPVLVWIFAVVAVVGWVLLNRTTFGRRTVAVGGNPEAARLAGIDVRRHTMYLYALAGLAAGIGGVMMLGRTTAGSSTNGLYYELDAIAAVVVGGTLLAGGRGTIVGTVLGVLIFTTLTNVFTQNNLSISAQAVAKGVIIVVAVILQQRIAERSRSVT; this is encoded by the coding sequence GTGAGCGAGCACGGAACCTCGGCCTCCGCGCGCGTCCCCGCCGCGGACGAGTCCTCGCGCGTCGAGAAGGCCGGCAGCGTCACCGCGGTCGACCGGCGCGCGCGCAACCCGCTGCGCGGGGCGGCAGGCCGCAACCTCGGCCTCGTCATCGCGCTCGTGCTGGTGTGCGTCGTCGGGGTCGTGACCGCGGGCGACCGGTTCGCGAGCATCGACAACCTCATGACGATCCTGCGGCTCGCGGCGGTCCTCGGGGTGCTCTCGATCGGCATGACGTTCGTCATCACCGGGGGTGGCATCGACCTGTCCGTCGGGTCGGTCGTCGGGCTCTCGTCGGTGTGGGCGTCGACGCTCGCGACGCAGGCCATGGCGGACGACTTCCACTGGTCGGTCATCGTGGTCACGGCGCTCGCCGTGGGGCTCGGCGCGGGCCTCGTCAACGGCGTGCTCATCGCGTACGGCAAGGTCGTCGCGTTCATCGCGACGCTCGCGATGATGGTCGCCGCGCGTGGCCTGGCGGAGATGATCGCCAACCGGCAGACGCAGGTCGTGCGCGTGCAGAGCTTCCTCGACGTCATGCGGCAGGACGTGCTCGGCGTGCCCGTGCTCGTGTGGATCTTCGCGGTCGTCGCCGTCGTCGGGTGGGTCCTGCTCAACCGCACGACGTTCGGACGCCGCACGGTCGCCGTCGGCGGCAACCCCGAGGCCGCACGCCTCGCGGGCATCGACGTGCGCCGCCACACGATGTACCTCTACGCGCTCGCCGGGCTGGCCGCGGGCATCGGCGGCGTCATGATGCTCGGCCGCACCACCGCGGGCTCCTCGACCAACGGCCTGTACTACGAGCTCGACGCGATCGCCGCGGTCGTCGTCGGCGGCACGCTGCTCGCGGGCGGCCGCGGCACGATCGTCGGCACCGTGCTGGGCGTCCTCATCTTCACGACGCTGACCAACGTGTTCACGCAGAACAACCTGTCCATCTCGGCGCAGGCGGTCGCGAAGGGCGTGATCATCGTCGTCGCGGTCATCCTCCAGCAGCGCATCGCCGAGCGGTCCCGCTCCGTCACCTAG
- the gatB gene encoding Asp-tRNA(Asn)/Glu-tRNA(Gln) amidotransferase subunit GatB yields MTALVDYDDAVARFDPVIGIEVHVELGTRTKMFDGAPAGFGEEPNTSVTPVSLGLPGSLPVVNGTAVEYAIRIGLALNCSIAESCRFARKNYFYPDVPKNFQTSQYDEPIAFDGWVDVELEDGSTFRVEIERAHMEEDAGKNTHVGGATGRIHGAEYSLVDYNRAGIPLVEIVTRPITGAGERAPEVARAYVQTLRDLFRALGVSEARMERGNVRADVNVSLRPTPESALGTRTETKNVNSFRSVERAVRFEISRQAGVLDAGGTIVQETRHWHEDTGETTSGRVKSDAEDYRYFPEPDLVPIAPDRAWVEEIRASLPELPAARRRRLQGEWGYADAEMRDVVNAGAVELIESTVAAGASPAAARKWWMGELARTAKQREVELDALPITPAQIGALQQLVDAGRINDKLARQVLEGVLAGEGEPEQVVVARGLEVVSDDGPLLAAIDEALAAQPDIAEKIRSGNLGPVGAIIGAVMKATRGQADAGRVRELVLERVQA; encoded by the coding sequence ATGACGGCGCTCGTGGACTACGACGACGCGGTCGCCCGCTTCGACCCGGTCATCGGGATCGAGGTGCACGTCGAGCTCGGCACCCGCACGAAGATGTTCGACGGTGCACCCGCGGGCTTCGGCGAGGAGCCGAACACGTCCGTCACGCCGGTCTCGCTGGGTCTGCCGGGCTCGTTGCCGGTCGTCAACGGCACGGCCGTGGAGTACGCGATCCGCATCGGCCTCGCGCTCAACTGCTCGATCGCGGAGTCCTGCCGGTTCGCACGGAAGAACTACTTCTACCCGGACGTCCCGAAGAACTTCCAGACGTCGCAGTACGACGAGCCGATCGCGTTCGACGGCTGGGTCGACGTCGAGCTGGAGGACGGGTCGACGTTCCGCGTGGAGATCGAGCGCGCGCACATGGAGGAGGACGCCGGCAAGAACACGCACGTCGGCGGCGCGACGGGCCGCATCCACGGCGCGGAGTACTCGCTCGTCGACTACAACCGCGCGGGCATCCCGCTCGTCGAGATCGTGACGCGTCCCATCACGGGTGCGGGCGAGCGGGCGCCCGAGGTCGCGCGGGCCTACGTGCAGACGCTGCGCGACCTCTTCCGTGCCCTGGGCGTCTCCGAGGCGCGCATGGAGCGCGGCAACGTGCGCGCGGACGTCAACGTGTCGCTGCGGCCCACGCCCGAGTCCGCGCTGGGCACGCGCACCGAGACGAAGAACGTCAACTCGTTCCGCTCGGTCGAGCGGGCGGTCCGCTTCGAGATCAGCCGGCAGGCGGGCGTGCTGGACGCGGGTGGCACGATCGTCCAGGAGACGCGCCACTGGCACGAGGACACCGGCGAGACCACGTCGGGCCGCGTGAAGTCGGACGCCGAGGACTACCGCTACTTCCCGGAGCCGGACCTCGTGCCGATCGCGCCGGACCGCGCGTGGGTCGAGGAGATCCGTGCGTCGCTCCCGGAGCTCCCGGCGGCCCGCCGCCGGCGGCTGCAGGGGGAGTGGGGCTACGCGGACGCCGAGATGCGCGACGTCGTGAACGCGGGTGCCGTCGAGCTCATCGAGTCGACCGTCGCGGCCGGCGCCTCGCCCGCCGCGGCGCGCAAGTGGTGGATGGGCGAGCTGGCCCGGACCGCGAAGCAGCGGGAGGTCGAGCTCGACGCGCTGCCCATCACGCCCGCGCAGATCGGCGCGCTGCAGCAGCTCGTCGACGCGGGGCGCATCAACGACAAGCTCGCGCGCCAGGTGCTCGAGGGCGTGCTCGCGGGCGAGGGTGAGCCCGAGCAGGTCGTCGTCGCGCGCGGGCTCGAGGTCGTGTCGGACGACGGCCCGCTGCTCGCGGCGATCGACGAGGCGCTCGCCGCCCAGCCGGACATCGCCGAGAAGATCCGCTCGGGGAACCTCGGCCCGGTCGGGGCGATCATCGGCGCGGTCATGAAGGCCACGCGCGGGCAGGCCGACGCGGGCCGCGTCCGCGAGCTGGTCCTGGAGCGCGTCCAGGCCTGA
- the gatC gene encoding Asp-tRNA(Asn)/Glu-tRNA(Gln) amidotransferase subunit GatC: protein MSSLSRDEVARVAGLARIDLTPAEIDRLAGELDVIVESVARVSEIATPDVPATSHPLPLTNVFRPDVPVAPVDRDAVLAAAPAAQDGKFLVPQILGEDA, encoded by the coding sequence ATGTCCTCCCTCTCTCGCGACGAGGTCGCGCGCGTGGCGGGGCTGGCCCGGATCGACCTGACGCCCGCGGAGATCGACCGCCTGGCGGGCGAGCTCGACGTCATCGTCGAGTCGGTCGCGCGCGTGAGCGAGATCGCCACGCCCGACGTGCCGGCCACCAGCCACCCCCTGCCGCTGACCAACGTGTTCCGCCCCGACGTGCCGGTGGCCCCGGTGGACCGTGACGCGGTGCTCGCCGCCGCGCCGGCCGCGCAGGACGGGAAGTTCCTCGTGCCGCAGATCCTGGGGGAGGACGCGTGA
- a CDS encoding type II toxin-antitoxin system Phd/YefM family antitoxin encodes MRTIGTRELKQNPHAVIEAVLASDQPIAITSHGRPTGVRLLADRPGPAPWVPGTALARLRTATTDDGLVLKAQIDAARDEDLVEDPWEPRR; translated from the coding sequence GTGCGCACGATCGGGACACGCGAGCTCAAGCAGAACCCCCACGCGGTCATCGAGGCGGTCCTGGCTTCCGACCAGCCGATCGCGATCACGTCCCACGGGCGGCCGACGGGCGTCCGACTGCTCGCCGACCGGCCCGGACCAGCACCCTGGGTCCCCGGCACCGCGCTCGCGCGCCTCCGCACGGCGACGACCGACGACGGGCTGGTGCTGAAGGCGCAGATCGATGCCGCCCGGGACGAGGACCTCGTCGAGGACCCGTGGGAGCCGAGGCGGTGA
- a CDS encoding substrate-binding domain-containing protein, with amino-acid sequence MSAPLRRRWLALAGTAAALALVVGCTSNTPQDTSDDGTGAAAAVPGTENDEPGDTVTIGFSAPAADHGWMGAITKSAVAEAEKYEDVELVQAEATNDVNLQISQVEQFINDGVDAIVLLPFDGAALTEVAIEAMQAGIVVVNVDREFDDPNAARTTVLGDNYGMGVSAGHYICEQLGGTAGAKVAEIAGIDSLPLTQDRSRGFADALGECGLEVSNRVAADFTVQGGEAAAANLLQAAPELDAIWNHDDDQGVGVMAAIENAGRDEFIMVGGAGSKNVMERIEADDSVLKATVVYPSTQAADGIKLARLLVQQKAMSDLVEVEVPRTVQLYAPVVTKDNVDEYLPTAFES; translated from the coding sequence ATGTCCGCACCCCTGCGCCGCCGCTGGCTCGCGCTCGCCGGCACCGCCGCCGCTCTCGCGCTCGTCGTCGGCTGCACCTCGAACACCCCGCAGGACACGTCCGACGACGGCACCGGCGCCGCTGCGGCCGTGCCGGGCACCGAGAACGACGAGCCCGGCGACACCGTCACCATCGGCTTCTCGGCCCCCGCCGCCGACCACGGCTGGATGGGTGCCATCACGAAGTCCGCGGTCGCGGAGGCCGAGAAGTACGAGGACGTCGAGCTCGTCCAGGCCGAGGCCACGAACGACGTCAACCTGCAGATCAGCCAGGTGGAGCAGTTCATCAACGACGGCGTCGACGCGATCGTGCTGCTGCCGTTCGACGGCGCCGCGCTGACCGAGGTCGCGATCGAGGCCATGCAGGCCGGCATCGTCGTCGTCAACGTCGACCGTGAGTTCGACGACCCGAACGCGGCCCGCACGACCGTGCTGGGCGACAACTACGGCATGGGCGTGAGCGCCGGCCACTACATCTGCGAACAGCTCGGCGGCACGGCCGGTGCGAAGGTCGCCGAGATCGCGGGCATCGACTCGCTGCCGCTCACGCAGGACCGCAGCCGCGGCTTCGCGGACGCGCTCGGCGAGTGCGGGCTCGAGGTGAGCAACCGCGTCGCGGCCGACTTCACCGTCCAGGGCGGCGAGGCCGCCGCGGCGAACCTGCTGCAGGCCGCGCCCGAGCTCGACGCGATCTGGAACCACGACGACGACCAGGGCGTGGGCGTCATGGCGGCGATCGAGAACGCGGGCCGCGACGAGTTCATCATGGTCGGCGGCGCCGGCTCGAAGAACGTCATGGAGCGCATCGAGGCGGACGACTCCGTGCTCAAGGCGACGGTCGTCTACCCGTCCACGCAGGCCGCCGACGGCATCAAGCTCGCCCGCCTGCTCGTGCAGCAGAAGGCGATGAGCGACCTCGTCGAGGTCGAGGTGCCGCGCACCGTGCAGCTCTACGCGCCCGTCGTCACCAAGGACAACGTCGACGAGTACCTGCCGACCGCGTTCGAGTCCTGA
- a CDS encoding PQQ-binding-like beta-propeller repeat protein produces the protein MATRMRRVELDDEGTAPGDPTPSRGRRERVRHRRRAALVAMTGVAVVAATLLGGQAVLDRRREAADAELAARYAGVPGVVAPFGEDLRVLWTAAPDTSATLRTGVLLGDVLVGATETDEGVELVGLGADDGRRRWAVPMPVDATEVPPLQPGVAGADGFVVGAQPWCAEGAPGGDVVCGVGLGQHVGLPPRGSVVWVVDPADGTVRSTAPAVDGEHVLVLGDLLVRARGTTADGGPATTDRPEAWQVVATDAETGAPRWTWTSPSSPSTESFVEWPFEAVTAAGDELVLRGSGADWLLSASGALAGSVAPDDAHQYERARDGRLVPVTATVQGDDGLLTTEELADPEVDDGTLEGVALVLRSTFDGGMLSARAGDEDRWSVPEVRMPLAVLDGRVLVRTFDGLALLDGQDGSRLWSVATGVDGDAFATDGRTVLVVGGDVLRAFDLATGRPAWERTFGDVGITGDVAGVRVESGVRRLVVSRTSGEELVVG, from the coding sequence ATGGCGACGCGAATGCGGCGGGTCGAGCTGGACGACGAGGGCACGGCCCCCGGGGACCCCACGCCGTCCCGCGGGCGGCGCGAGCGGGTGCGGCACCGGCGGCGCGCTGCGCTGGTCGCCATGACCGGCGTCGCCGTGGTGGCCGCGACTCTCCTCGGCGGGCAGGCGGTGCTCGACCGGCGCCGCGAGGCGGCGGACGCGGAGCTCGCGGCGCGGTACGCCGGCGTGCCGGGGGTGGTCGCGCCGTTCGGCGAGGACCTGCGCGTGCTGTGGACGGCCGCGCCCGACACGTCGGCCACGCTGCGCACCGGAGTGCTGCTCGGCGACGTGCTGGTCGGCGCCACGGAGACCGACGAGGGCGTGGAGCTCGTCGGCCTGGGCGCCGACGACGGTCGCCGCCGGTGGGCCGTCCCGATGCCGGTCGACGCGACCGAGGTGCCCCCGCTGCAGCCGGGCGTGGCCGGCGCGGACGGGTTCGTCGTCGGGGCGCAGCCGTGGTGCGCCGAGGGCGCACCGGGCGGCGACGTGGTGTGCGGCGTCGGGCTCGGGCAGCACGTCGGCCTGCCGCCGCGCGGTTCGGTGGTGTGGGTCGTCGACCCGGCGGACGGCACGGTGCGCTCGACCGCTCCCGCCGTCGACGGCGAGCACGTCCTGGTGCTCGGTGACCTGCTCGTGCGCGCGCGAGGCACGACGGCCGACGGCGGTCCGGCGACGACGGATCGCCCGGAGGCGTGGCAGGTCGTCGCGACCGACGCCGAGACCGGTGCTCCGCGCTGGACGTGGACGAGCCCGTCCTCGCCGTCGACCGAGTCGTTCGTGGAGTGGCCGTTCGAGGCGGTGACCGCGGCGGGCGACGAGCTCGTCCTGCGGGGGAGCGGCGCCGACTGGCTCCTGTCGGCGTCCGGTGCGCTCGCGGGCTCGGTGGCGCCGGACGACGCGCACCAGTACGAGCGCGCACGCGACGGGCGGCTGGTCCCCGTGACGGCGACGGTCCAGGGCGACGACGGGCTCCTCACCACGGAGGAGCTGGCCGACCCGGAGGTCGACGACGGCACGCTGGAGGGGGTGGCGTTGGTGCTGCGCAGCACGTTCGACGGCGGGATGCTGTCCGCCCGTGCGGGCGACGAGGACCGCTGGAGCGTCCCCGAGGTGCGGATGCCGCTCGCCGTGCTCGACGGCCGCGTCCTCGTGCGGACCTTCGACGGGCTCGCGCTGCTCGACGGGCAGGACGGCTCGCGGCTGTGGTCCGTCGCGACCGGGGTCGACGGCGACGCGTTCGCGACGGACGGCCGGACGGTGCTCGTCGTGGGCGGCGACGTCCTGCGGGCGTTCGACCTCGCGACGGGCCGTCCGGCGTGGGAGCGGACGTTCGGCGACGTCGGGATCACCGGGGACGTCGCCGGGGTCAGGGTCGAGTCGGGGGTGCGACGGCTGGTGGTCTCGAGGACGTCGGGCGAGGAGCTGGTGGTCGGCTGA
- a CDS encoding Gfo/Idh/MocA family protein: MVGYAFMGVAHSQAWRTAPRFFDLPLHPDMAVVAGRHADAVRAAADRLGWRDTETDWKALVARDDVDLVDVCTPGDTHAEIAVASLEAGKHVLCEKPLANSVAEAEAMVRAAEAARSSGALAMVGFTYRRVPAIQLARRLVQEGRIGTVRHVRAQYLQDWIADPQAPLSWRLDKQKAGSGALGDIGAHVVDLAQFVTGEHLTGVSALLETFVRERPLADAFSGLSGTGAAGGATGPVTVDDAAVFLARLSGGGLATFEATRFAYGRKNAIRLEVNGSAGSLAFDFEDMNVLHYFDARQDAWEAGFRRIVVTEPEHAYVGAWWPAGHGLGYEHAFTHQAVDLVRDVAAHHQPEPSFADGLQVQRVLDAVERSAADRSTWTDIPAPATSEDLR, encoded by the coding sequence ATGGTGGGGTACGCCTTCATGGGCGTCGCCCACTCGCAGGCGTGGCGCACCGCCCCCCGCTTCTTCGACCTGCCGCTGCACCCCGACATGGCGGTCGTCGCGGGCCGGCACGCCGACGCGGTGCGCGCGGCCGCGGACCGGCTCGGCTGGCGCGACACCGAGACCGACTGGAAGGCGCTCGTCGCGCGCGACGACGTCGACCTCGTCGACGTGTGCACCCCGGGTGACACGCACGCGGAGATCGCGGTCGCCTCGCTCGAGGCCGGCAAGCACGTGCTGTGCGAGAAGCCGCTCGCCAACTCGGTCGCCGAGGCCGAGGCGATGGTGCGCGCAGCCGAGGCGGCGCGGTCGTCGGGTGCGCTCGCGATGGTCGGCTTCACGTACCGCCGCGTCCCGGCGATCCAGCTCGCGCGACGCCTCGTGCAGGAGGGGCGCATCGGCACCGTCCGGCACGTGCGCGCGCAGTACCTGCAGGACTGGATCGCCGACCCGCAGGCGCCGCTGTCGTGGCGGCTCGACAAGCAGAAGGCCGGGTCCGGGGCCCTGGGGGACATCGGCGCCCACGTCGTCGACCTCGCGCAGTTCGTCACGGGCGAGCACCTCACGGGCGTGTCGGCGCTCCTGGAGACGTTCGTCCGCGAGCGCCCGCTGGCGGACGCGTTCAGCGGGCTCTCGGGCACGGGCGCGGCTGGCGGCGCCACCGGGCCCGTGACGGTCGACGACGCCGCCGTCTTCCTCGCGCGCCTGTCGGGCGGCGGGCTGGCGACGTTCGAGGCGACCCGGTTCGCGTACGGCCGCAAGAACGCGATCCGCCTCGAGGTGAACGGCTCCGCGGGCTCGCTCGCGTTCGACTTCGAGGACATGAACGTCCTGCACTACTTCGACGCCCGCCAGGACGCGTGGGAGGCCGGGTTCCGGCGGATCGTCGTCACCGAGCCCGAGCACGCCTACGTCGGCGCCTGGTGGCCCGCCGGCCACGGGCTCGGGTACGAGCACGCCTTCACGCACCAGGCCGTCGACCTCGTGCGCGACGTCGCCGCCCACCACCAGCCCGAGCCGTCGTTCGCCGACGGCCTGCAGGTGCAGCGCGTGCTCGACGCCGTCGAGCGGTCGGCCGCCGACCGCAGCACGTGGACCGACATCCCCGCCCCCGCGACCTCGGAGGACCTGCGATGA
- a CDS encoding PIN domain-containing protein: protein MILLDTNVLIDLHLYRFEPDETYGASILSRAELEFGVNAAPTDEAAAERLARLHDLDAVFDWLEFDKPSTRSYGIVAHRARATGARVRGKDALIAAQAHRHAAPVMTANVDDFAPFSHLVSVLRPTLL from the coding sequence GTGATTCTGCTCGACACGAACGTCCTCATCGACCTGCATCTCTACCGGTTCGAGCCCGACGAGACCTACGGCGCGAGCATCCTCTCCCGCGCGGAGCTCGAGTTCGGCGTCAACGCAGCGCCGACCGACGAGGCCGCGGCCGAGCGGCTCGCCCGGCTCCACGACCTCGACGCGGTCTTCGACTGGCTCGAGTTCGACAAGCCGTCGACGCGCTCGTACGGGATCGTCGCGCACCGAGCACGCGCCACCGGTGCGCGGGTCCGCGGCAAGGACGCTCTGATCGCCGCACAGGCGCACCGGCACGCGGCGCCCGTGATGACGGCGAACGTCGACGACTTCGCGCCCTTCAGCCACCTCGTCAGCGTGCTCCGACCGACACTGCTGTGA
- the gatA gene encoding Asp-tRNA(Asn)/Glu-tRNA(Gln) amidotransferase subunit GatA, giving the protein MSDWTRLSAAALAEKLAAGEVTSVKVTQAHLDRIAAVDGAVHAFLHVSAAEALATAADVDARRAAGEQLHPLAGVPIAVKDVVVTKGLPTTAGSKILEGWVPPYDATLVERIKAAGLPILGKTNMDEFAMGSSTEHSAYGNTHNPWDLDRIPGGSGGGSAAAVAAYEAPLAIGTDTGGSIRQPGAVTGTVGVKPTYGSVSRYGLIAMASSLDQAGPVTRTVLDSALLHELIGGHDPLDSTSIPEPLPALVEAARQGASGDLSGVRVGVIRELQGEGYQAGVLARFEESLALLRQAGAEIVEVSCPHFEYALGAYYLIMPSEASSNLAKFDGMRFGLRVEPSEGPATAERVMSATRGQGFGDEVKRRVILGTYALSAGYYDAYYGSAQKVRTLIQRDFDAAFAQADVLVSPTAPTTAFKLGEKLDDPLAMYLNDVATIPANLAGVPGLSVPNGVSDDGLPVGFQVLAPAKADDRLYRVGAALEALLEKEWGGPLLDRAPELEETR; this is encoded by the coding sequence GTGAGCGACTGGACCCGGCTGAGCGCCGCCGCGCTCGCCGAGAAGCTGGCCGCGGGCGAGGTGACGAGCGTCAAGGTGACGCAGGCGCACCTCGACCGGATCGCCGCCGTCGACGGTGCCGTGCACGCGTTCCTGCACGTGAGCGCAGCCGAGGCGCTGGCCACGGCGGCCGACGTCGACGCACGCCGTGCCGCGGGCGAGCAGCTGCACCCGCTCGCGGGCGTGCCGATCGCGGTCAAGGACGTCGTCGTGACGAAGGGTCTGCCGACGACCGCGGGCTCGAAGATCCTCGAGGGCTGGGTGCCGCCGTACGACGCGACGCTCGTCGAGCGGATCAAGGCGGCGGGGCTGCCGATCCTCGGCAAGACCAACATGGACGAGTTCGCCATGGGGTCGAGCACCGAGCACTCGGCGTACGGGAACACGCACAACCCGTGGGACCTCGACCGCATCCCCGGTGGGTCCGGCGGCGGCTCGGCCGCAGCGGTCGCGGCCTACGAGGCGCCGCTCGCGATCGGCACGGACACGGGCGGCTCGATCCGCCAGCCGGGCGCCGTCACGGGCACCGTCGGCGTCAAGCCGACGTACGGCTCGGTGTCGCGCTACGGCCTGATCGCGATGGCGTCGTCGCTCGACCAGGCCGGGCCGGTGACCCGCACGGTGCTCGACTCGGCGCTGCTGCACGAGCTCATCGGCGGGCACGACCCGCTCGACTCGACGTCGATCCCCGAGCCGCTGCCCGCGCTCGTCGAGGCGGCGCGCCAGGGCGCGTCCGGCGACCTCTCCGGCGTGCGCGTCGGCGTCATCCGCGAGCTGCAGGGCGAGGGCTACCAGGCCGGCGTCCTCGCGCGGTTCGAGGAGTCGCTCGCGCTGCTGCGGCAGGCGGGCGCGGAGATCGTCGAGGTGTCCTGCCCGCACTTCGAGTACGCGCTCGGCGCGTACTACCTGATCATGCCGAGCGAGGCGTCGAGCAACCTGGCGAAGTTCGACGGCATGCGGTTTGGCCTGCGGGTCGAGCCGTCCGAGGGGCCGGCCACGGCGGAGCGGGTCATGTCCGCCACGCGCGGCCAGGGCTTCGGCGACGAGGTCAAGCGCCGCGTCATCCTCGGCACCTACGCGCTGTCGGCCGGGTACTACGACGCCTACTACGGCTCGGCGCAGAAGGTCCGCACGCTCATCCAGCGCGACTTCGACGCCGCGTTCGCGCAGGCCGACGTGCTCGTCTCGCCGACGGCGCCGACCACGGCGTTCAAGCTGGGCGAGAAGCTCGACGACCCGCTCGCGATGTACCTCAACGACGTCGCGACGATCCCGGCGAACCTCGCGGGCGTGCCGGGGCTCTCGGTGCCGAACGGCGTGTCCGACGACGGCCTGCCGGTCGGGTTCCAGGTGCTCGCGCCCGCGAAGGCCGACGACCGCCTGTACCGGGTGGGCGCGGCCCTCGAGGCGCTGCTGGAGAAGGAGTGGGGTGGCCCGCTGCTGGACCGGGCCCCGGAGCTGGAGGAGACCCGATGA